The genomic region aatatcaaacacgactgatttgggtggatagacgcctggcggacCACCGAATGGTTAGATGGTAGCGGGAGGCCGCTGCGGCTACCGTCATTTTgttattcgtggtataagtagctggatggtcgccaggcatctaccatccaccatcctaccaAACTTCCTGCAGAGCGGCATCGGCCTTAGAGTTACTTTTTAAAATAGTTGTAGAAAAACAATAATGTTCACCGTGTTTTTTTGTATCctggtttatttttattgttatacctATTCTACAGTCATCTGAATATAAAACTATGAAACATCGCGCATTATATACAACAGACGTCCTGTATAAATAGAACAGACATTCTCTAATCACATTACAATTCTCATTCATATCCTAAGCCACTGCATTTGTTTGAGAAACACATGGTCTATTAAATTATCATTATTATTGTCTGGGTCTGTGTTGTGGAACATGTATACACGAAGTAATGTCAGTTTCGTAAAAAACGGTAATTAATTTCTTGTACAATAGTATGTTTCAGCTTTTATTCGAATTTGGAGATTGATACGGACCGGAAAATTTATTAccagaaaaaataaaagaaaaaatgatAGTCATTACTGAAATTGTGGGTTTGTTACATAGTCTttctaacatttttttaaatgaagaCCAATTAGTTGGAACATAGCATTAGTCGTAAGCGGTTTTAGTATGTATTTTTCAGTTGGAACAAACCAAACAATGACCTTTGCGTAGGAAAAAGTTGGCTAACGGATATTTATTTTTATCCACCTATAAAGAAAAGATTCTACTTGATAgacatataaattattatattcaTCGAATGGAAATGACAGCGATGCATACGTTGAATTATCTGAATGAAATAAGTAGATaagtctaagttttcactctaatggcatataaaacaacataatgctattctacatcccaccagaatgaaaacaatgggaaccttctctggttacacctccgaggtttctacaatatttaagccatacggatgccgagactaaggaagatgagggaattctacaatttacaattcacgtcccatctgctcagtgcggtaaagttccaacgagaatggttcccttcgtactcgcaatcagagtaaatgtaaatcaaaaatgaataaccattttcaatttcgttgcaaaacgaaaatacagccgaaccatattctagtccaatcagagagtgcagcaagcacctctaccggtttcgaaacttattagtctctcatcaggaggcacatatgctgctctccctgatccattATTCATtgttgatttacatttactctgattggagtacgaagggaaccattctcgttggaactttaccgcgctgagcagatgggacgtgaattgtaaattgtagaattccctcatcttccttagtctcagcatccatatggcttgcatattgtagaagcctcggaggtgtaaccagagaaggttcccattgttttcattctggtgggatgtagaatagtattatgttgttttatatgccattagagtgaaaacttagtctttttgtagcagttgccgctagggcatctataccatttcgttcgttgcaatcggggactgcacgctggggtttgttttggttggatcagggagagcagcatatgtgcctcctgatgagagactaataagtttcgaaaccggtagaggtgcttgctgcactctctgattggactagaatatggttcggctgtattttcgttttgcaacgaaattgaaaatggttattcatttttaagtaGAGAAGTGTTGTTCATATACTACATACATAGTTAAGAAGTTCTAGGTCTGTCTTGCTGATTTGTCTGAAGCCTAAACTAttctatttactattttacttGGGAAAACTATTCTGTTTTCTGCCATCCACCGCTATCAGGATTGCGTCATATGCATAACATACTATCTTTTCTATACTTAGTTTTtctatttaatataaatattttttctttctatCGCCTCGTCCTATATTATTAGGTAATATTAATGTGCTTAAGTCTCCGAATATAAGTATAGTCCCAGTATACGAGTAGTCTCTGTTGCTGTTCTGTTGTTGTTGCTTGTGTTCATTGAATCTGTAATTTTATTCCAGTTACGCTACTCTTGAGTACTCCATTATTTTATTTCAGGAAATCATTATGCTCATTATCCCCTAGTACTCTTGATACTTTTAAgatgattatttcatttatagaaattttgaccaatagaaacgtacgcaaataaaataaaaacttcagcgattatttttaataattttaatgtcCAATCGTGCAGTAAGAtgtcacgtgtttaattctgtccaatcagattattattataattgGAATAATCTACTTTCTGAGAAtaaattaaagttttttgtttctgtttaatgacAACGAACAACAAGTtttctagttttgacaactgtcacatttaagaaaatgaacTGAATGAATGAGctcgagtgtaattcggtaagattatttcatcgataaaactgtatttataaataattttaactagtattttattgatatcttcttctgaatatttgctaaacctgctcatactgttcactttgacaagttgtaaaacattaattgcgataaatgtcactgaatgtttatcTACAAAGACTCGAATTTTGTATGTTAGTATTAAAAAGTAATCTTTCGattatcacacgatagtaagaataaataagaaaataatgctccagttTGTTTCTCAAACTTGTTGCCATTCGGCAATAGTCAGTCGAGCCCTGCGGGCattcgtgtctattgccagggaacaagttttcgaaaaattgtcgcattattttcaatttattttcactctcttgtgatattaatgttgattattttttgtaaatgtagtaagatttttcatcacgtggtTAATTCCgttcaatcagattattattatactgggaataatctacttacattattatactgagaataaattTAAGCaatttgtttctgtttaattacaaCGACTTTtcttagttttgacaactgtcacatttaagaaaataaaccaaaatagttTTAGTTCTACATCTTGTGGCAAATTGTCACGACGGCAATACAAATCAGTAATTTTAGTTCTAGTgcaattcggtaagattatttcatgaataaaactgtatttttaaataattttaactcaTGTTTTAATTGATACCTTCGTCTGAATATTATTTGCTAAACCTGCTCTGCTCAAAGCCGACTTTACTAAGtgacaagacatttactcaacacacacgccctacacattacactataatcTAATTGCGACTGGCTGAATTATTAATATCTACGCCgttcaaaattttattgtaacttTGGTAATATACGGTTGCAGAAAAATTGAtacactgaaaatttggtcatttttcatatcttgaatttcctaaacctgttcttcgatttaagtgattttttttaccaTGGTATAGCCTTATttattaacaatatcgctgtaataatattgttgctagacatgtaaactgtcattgtataccgggtgtacgaatcaaattgtgttttttctcaaagttcgcattacCCTCTACactattctagcgtttataaaatactgaaattaaaaaccaactatagcctcaggttttcttaacattctgtgtttagatttattcgcttatgttggataataaaaaagttaggtactttaacaactggccatgttcgtcatcagtacagagtgtttcgaaataagtgcggcaaactttaaggggtaattttacacatgaaaataatgtcagtttgCTTTacaatcatatgtccgcaaacgcttcgtttccgagatacgggatgttcaattttttttacaaactgacgatttgtttattgctttaaaaccagatgagatatgcaaatcaaatttggtggtaagacgtagttattgcacattttttgacatacaattaagaatttagtattcaccattagcgccccaacgggtattatgaccgatcatattagccgtatgcacgccaatggtgaatataaaattcttaattgtatgtcaaaaaatgtgcaattaTTACGTCTTAAAGCCCATCAAATTTGATTTGCgtatcttaactggttttaaagtaataaataaatcgtcagttggtaaaaaaattgaacatcccgtatctcggaaaagaagcgtttgcggacatatgattataaagcaaactgtcattattttctcatgtaaaattaccccttaaagtttgtcgcacttatttagaaacaccctgtgccatgtactgatgaagaacatggctagttgttaaagtacctaacttatttattatccaacataagcgaatgaatctaaaaacagaatgttaagaaaacctgagactatagttggtttttaatttcagtattttataaacgccagaattgtccacagggtgatgcgaactttgagaaagaaacacagtttgattcgtacacccggtatacaatgacagtttacctgtctagcaacaattttattacagcgatattgttaatgaataaggctataacatggtaaaaaaatcacttaaatcggacaacaggtttgggaaattcgagacatcaaaaatgaccaaattttcagtggatcgatttttttgcactcGAGTGTATTTGCTCAAATATGAAAATTTGCTTTATGGCAATATTTAAAATATTGCCTTAATATATAACAGTAAAAGGGTATTGGGTAAAAAAACTGTAGTGATAAAACGACAATAGGTGCTCAGAGAACGGataaaatttgaataaaatcAGATCCATATGAAATCCTACAAATATAGAATCACTCCTACGAATATGCTTCCAGCTTTTCCTACCCTGGCTCAATATTACATAACAAGAACAAAGTAATTAAATACAATCGACCATCCTTTTCCGATAATAGTGCTTCTATGCATGTAAAATAACTTCATACAAAATAAGTTGTTAATCTAAACATGCTAACCTAAACATCTATAAAACAGATATTAGGGCCATGTTGAAgtgaaaaataaaagaagagtggTTTCAAATGTTTTATGGTTCTCTATAAGAAACTTTATACACTGAAAATTGTTTTGACTTTCATTACGATTACGtcttttttatatatagtttaTATTGTTAAAATTTATAACCCTTAATCAAACATACTAAtacttttttttgtttcaggtacTTGACGCTATAATTCATTACCTGCACCTAGTCGTATTCTACAACTCATCTATCCTCTCCAATTCAGTTCCACTATGACAGAAGAATGAACTCATGTACGAAGCGCGATGTTGTCGACGCCAGTCACACAAGATTGGTAAATTTGGTTGTGCCACAGGCTTCGAGCTTTACCTCTACTATGGACGTTAGTTGCACACGACTACTCCACGATGACGAACTCAGCATACGATTACTTGGTGATAGAATTCGCCCTAGATCTCGGAGTTCTCATCTTTGTAACGATGATAATACAGGAAGTACCCCTGGCCATAAATCTAGCAGTACTGCTCCCTTGGACGCAGTTAGCCCGTTTAACGATAGTGACTTAGATAAGTTAGAGAACTGTAATGCCTCCGAAGGCAACTATGTTATCTGTGATTGTTTATATTGTGAAAAAGACTGTACACGATTTATtagttattttataatattaagTTTATggaaaatatttatgtgcctatATAAAAGTCAATGGTCAATTGTAAAAAGGAAATCTCACTCGGGTCGGGTGTTGCTTGCTGCTGTGTTGTTAATATCTTTTGCGAACGTCGATGGCTTTGCGGATGAGTTTGACAAAACGGAACAATTTCTGGATAAAGTGAACTTGGAAAAGAGCATCGCTGCCGTTTTTAACAAAGTGGCTTATGGTAGTACGACCAAACGATCCATTCCTGATAACGTCTATCCAGTGACGACATTGGCAACTCCCTTATTAACTACGTATCGGTACGTCAACGGTAACGAGGAATGGCTAAGGGTGGACCTGAAGAATTCAGACCCGGTTCCGGAAAGATCAAATGTGGAATTCGAACAACCGGATTTTGAAAGCGAAAATAATCGAAGAGATCTTGATAATGGATATGGTGCAGATCTTGAAAAGGACCATGCGTTGCCCACTTCAGCTCCTGCTGCCGATATTCttaaaaacaacaacaacaaacaCTATAATAATCCGAACAGGTATAACAATGACCGGTTAAAACCGGattttaatgtaaataataatcCTGAACAAGTTACTGAAAACATATACAAGACTACGACGTCGTATAACTTACTAAGAAATGTTAGGCCCACTAAGTCCATTTATGGGAAAGAGCCACCGAGTTATGTTCCTCCTAGTCGAGCATTTTTCACGCCTCCTCTTCCACCAGAATATCAAAACCCATTTGCTGACAAACCAACTTTAAGAGGTACAAATTCTGATAGTTTTGCTAATCGTAGACCCATACCACCTCCAAGTCTAATGCCTACTAAAGACAGAATTCCCTTCAGACCAGACCTACCCAAAGTTAATATGGAGAAAATACCTGAGAGGACTAATAACGAACAATACCGCCCATCCAATCCAAACCATTCACAAGAGAATAAGAACGAAAAGAAGAAATCGTTGAACACACCTTCTCAAAACGTTAGAATAGGTGAGTTTCATGGATTAAACAGAAACATGAACGAAAGCACTTTCGAGTACGAGAAAATACCGGCAATAACGTCAATTACAAGAATCTTAAGCGGATCAAACGGTCGACATGAAGATATATCCGATATACTTTTGAGAACGGTTACAGCCACTCCCAATGTTCAACATTTCGAACCCAAAATACCAAAAACTAGAGCACCTGCTGCCGAACCCAGTTTGAAAATCGACGATTCCAGTGAAGAACCCGTAAAACCTAAAATAGAAGATACCAGAAACGACGATACCACTTCCAAAAAAGATTTTGTTCAGGAGGCTGGTCCTCCTGATCGTTCAGAAAGTGTTACCATAAAAAAAGATAATACTATATCTGAGAAGAAAAATAATCCCGAAGACGTGACCACGCAGATGTCAGATGTTCTTAATTTACCCAACGTAAAGGAAAAAGATATCAACAAAGAAATGAACGTTACCATTGCTAAGTCAGACGAAATTTGGTTAATCTGTTGGAATGTCCATGTCTACTTGGTGGTGTTTGGTTATTTCCTTTTGGCGATGTTCTCAATATACAAACTAATTCGCTATGAAAACGATCCTCACATGTTTTCTAAAAGTTATTTCCTAACTATACATTTAATGCTTACTGTGATCTGTGTATTGCGTATATTTTACCTTATATACGATCCCTACAATTTGTACAACTCTTTTAATGTTTTTCTTTATGATTTCCTTCATAATTTCCCTCTAAGTCTACTTGCGACAACTTTTGCAGTGCTGatattatttttactaaaaagaACTTTGACGCATTTGGAAATTAAAACTCGTCCAGTTATTCTTGTGGTGGTTGCTTTATTACACATAGCTTTATGCTTCTGTCTTAGCATTGTGGAAACCATGGGTCACTTCGATAAAGCTAGCTTAAATGTATGTAAACCGTTCTTCGTTCTGTTAGCTTGGGCTCTTGGTTTCAGCTATCTGTATCTTTATAGGATAATCAAGAATGTTCTTGCAAAGAAAAGTCAGAACTTGTCTGAAATGTGCACACAAAATATCTCTTACGCTAGTCATATTACTATAGCTGTAGCTCTTCTATTTATTCTCTTGGGTCTAGTGCAGGTATACGCACTATTCTTTATAAAAGTTGATCGTTTCAACAAGGAAATCAAACACCACTGGATATTGTGGAGTTTTGAACTATCGGTAAGATTTATAGAAATATCTATAATTACTTTACTGGCCATTGTTGTGAGTCTAAAGATGTCTCAAAGAGAAAAACAGTCTGCGGGCGGCTtccctcttttcccatgcacaaCAAGCGATTCCAGCACTGATAATATTTACCCTAATAATTGTAACACTAATCCTAACGCACTTAACTACAGTAGACAAGAAATGATTATGGATAACATTCCAACAGAACCTGTGGAAAGACCAAATTTATTGAAAAACGCTTTCCAGAACGACTCTTTTGATAAGAAATCTACGTTGGAGAGATATCAAAGCGATAGTGAACGTGGCAGTAATTTCGATAGATTCGAACGACCCAAATGGGGATCTGACAGATTTGATGCCCGTACAAATGATGGTTCTAGTTTAAATAATTTTGTGCAACCAGGTTCTGGTAACTTCGAAAGAGGTCCTCACAATTCTGTCCAAAATTCGTTAAGAAACGAGAGATCCTCCGCAAGAAAAGCTTATGATTCCGCGAAATACTACGTTAAACCCAAGTATGACATGGAATATACTAATGAAGATTACCAACAAGATATGTTTGGTAATAACGCCGACAGGAACATATACAGTGAGCCTGTTGATAACCCCGGTTCACACCAGTATGAGAGAACAAGACATGAATTTGAGCGATCAGACTTCGACAGGCGATCTAGAAATAGTTCAAACACCTCTGGTCGCAGGTCTACTGGGCGAACGCGAAAGAACCACCCCAGACCACATTTAGGAGTTCAGACTTTACCGAATCACGACAGGCATCAGTTGCAGGATTCTATGTTGGTAGACGAGCAAGGATTCGTGCGATTCAGACATATGCAAGAGGAATTGGACAAGCCGAAGAAGATCAAACGCCAGATTAGTGACCAAAATCACTATAGTGATGCGTAACTTTACGTTAGGGCTAAGCAGAAACGCACAGACGGTGAGGTATTTTTGTAAGACAGCTAATCGAGTACAGGATGTTGTTTATTGACTGGTAAAAATCAGTTATCTAGTAAGATTTGGTCAAATAGTCGATCAAATTTGATAGATGACTGtggatatttatttattttttataaactaaccTGTACTTAGCGGTTCAAATAAAATAGCTCCAAGAATTACATACGTAGAAGAAATATCATTTTCTGTGTGTTTCTTTTCTTAGCTCGTTGATCATATTCTCAGTAAGTCAAAATGTATATATATTTTGGCCTAAAGTTTCTCATCTTTGTAGAAAAAAACATGGAGCCAAAACTAAAGATCTGAGTTTAACAACAAtgacttataaaaaaatatttagccCCAAGGAGAGAGAACAGTGAGTAGAAAAGTGCTGTACAATAATATAACTTCTCGATTGTAATTTTTAGTAATCCAGatcaaatttttaaaacattcctaGTTTAATTGAATAATAAATAGATACAATTACAATCATTACGCTGAGATCTCTTAACGTTATTCGACTATGTATATTGTTTCAGCTATGTAAAATCAAAATCTGATGTGAGATTTAGCCTTGTTAGAAGCTAAATTCTAGACATCCGTTATTTTCCGACAGTCGGATGGTCCTTCGATCGGATAGCCAAGCGGGACGAGCGGTGGGCCGCACATCACTTCGCCGTGATGAATGCGAGTTCAATCCCCAGCCCGGTGAACGGAAAATAAAAAGGCTAACGCAGCAGTTTAAAATTCATATGAATCTGAGGCTTAGGCTGGAATatgcgtctgatcggcctatgggaGAGCAGGACgacaagggataagggcttgctgCTCAGTGAAACTCCCTCATAGATctctaccggaagggcgttgactCCTAAATGCCGGTGTATATGCTACTCTGTATCTTatgataaaaaaaactttttctcGTTTTCTTTTTTTCTCGTTAGAAGTCGCTAAATGCGTGcattggtatattattttaatataattgcCAACCAGTCGCTAGTCGGTGCGTTTTGATTGAGTTCAATCTTCTTACAAGCCTCTCTGATGACGGGTAGACCTATAAACACGTGTCAGAGGATGGTAAGATACTCGAAAGAATTCGAAGACTCAAGAGAAGTTGAATCGAAACGCAACCGTCtatgttaatttttttccaattctGTTGTTTTCTCTATActtttctcattattttttttaagttggtttatTTTGATCGTTTTACAATAATTGTCGAATTAGCAActcaaaattaattttattaacactGACAAAAGATTCAAAAGCATTTATTTTTTCATTAGATTTATTTCATTGTTAAGTGGTTAAAGTAGTAGCCAAAAGTAAAACCATGTTGGATTGGTCCTTTTTGTTTATGAAATTAAATTGCAGTTAAATTCAGAGTTTGTCACATTCCACATGTATTTTATTCCGTCTATCATTTCTGTCTCTGTGTGCTGTTTCTCTATCGAGATATCTTAATCCTCTGTCTAATAATATGTATGGCATAACTAATATATTGGAGAATACCAAAAgctaaataaatattgttttcctAGACAATCTACTAGACAAACTAATTATTTGGTTCCGTTATaaggagattctcgttatttcttttgAATTTTAGGTATTCTCTAGAtagaagtgcgtatgtagaatctgtgtttctattgttaaaagcccttttgtgttctgttaTCCGTTCGTCAACGGTTCTgctagtttgaccgatgtaagttttccatcatgtaacggtcgaatccatcaattaaattTCTTGTCCAAAcgatatataaatatacagtgaAGTTATTAGCAACAAAAATTCAACTTTAACAAACTATTTGGTCAAATGGGCACTTCTGATGAAATATCCTAATCCTAGTATATGTCCCTATAATAATTATAACTCTTTCTGCATAGTAATATTTGCGGTACTACTGaaaattttcactgtatttactTACTTTCACGAAGTTTTCACCACATATTGGTGAAGCATGTCATGTCCACGCAAGtggacattttcaaaaatgtagttggagtttatatacatattttatataataatgtaTTTCCATCAAATAGAGGTCTCCTCAATTAAATGCGTTGTTATAAATTTGATCTGATTACTGTAAATCATGATTGATGTAACATTGATATTGATTATTTATTTTGAAACTGTGCGGCACTTTTTGCTAAATAATTTGTCGATGCATTGGGGCAATAGGCATTATAAATGTTTAATTTTCCAATTGTTTTTAAAGGTGATATCTACTGAATACTCTTGCATCTTTCAGTGTTGAAATATGGATTATAAAAGATTACACTTATTGTTAGAGATATTGTACCCtaaaatatactttaaagtaGCAAAACTTGTATATTGCAAATTCTGTAAATAATAATTAAG from Diabrotica virgifera virgifera chromosome 3, PGI_DIABVI_V3a harbors:
- the LOC114325287 gene encoding uncharacterized protein LOC114325287, with amino-acid sequence MNSCTKRDVVDASHTRLVNLVVPQASSFTSTMDVSCTRLLHDDELSIRLLGDRIRPRSRSSHLCNDDNTGSTPGHKSSSTAPLDAVSPFNDSDLDKLENCNASEGNYVICDCLYCEKDCTRFISYFIILSLWKIFMCLYKSQWSIVKRKSHSGRVLLAAVLLISFANVDGFADEFDKTEQFLDKVNLEKSIAAVFNKVAYGSTTKRSIPDNVYPVTTLATPLLTTYRYVNGNEEWLRVDLKNSDPVPERSNVEFEQPDFESENNRRDLDNGYGADLEKDHALPTSAPAADILKNNNNKHYNNPNRYNNDRLKPDFNVNNNPEQVTENIYKTTTSYNLLRNVRPTKSIYGKEPPSYVPPSRAFFTPPLPPEYQNPFADKPTLRGTNSDSFANRRPIPPPSLMPTKDRIPFRPDLPKVNMEKIPERTNNEQYRPSNPNHSQENKNEKKKSLNTPSQNVRIGEFHGLNRNMNESTFEYEKIPAITSITRILSGSNGRHEDISDILLRTVTATPNVQHFEPKIPKTRAPAAEPSLKIDDSSEEPVKPKIEDTRNDDTTSKKDFVQEAGPPDRSESVTIKKDNTISEKKNNPEDVTTQMSDVLNLPNVKEKDINKEMNVTIAKSDEIWLICWNVHVYLVVFGYFLLAMFSIYKLIRYENDPHMFSKSYFLTIHLMLTVICVLRIFYLIYDPYNLYNSFNVFLYDFLHNFPLSLLATTFAVLILFLLKRTLTHLEIKTRPVILVVVALLHIALCFCLSIVETMGHFDKASLNVCKPFFVLLAWALGFSYLYLYRIIKNVLAKKSQNLSEMCTQNISYASHITIAVALLFILLGLVQVYALFFIKVDRFNKEIKHHWILWSFELSVRFIEISIITLLAIVVSLKMSQREKQSAGGFPLFPCTTSDSSTDNIYPNNCNTNPNALNYSRQEMIMDNIPTEPVERPNLLKNAFQNDSFDKKSTLERYQSDSERGSNFDRFERPKWGSDRFDARTNDGSSLNNFVQPGSGNFERGPHNSVQNSLRNERSSARKAYDSAKYYVKPKYDMEYTNEDYQQDMFGNNADRNIYSEPVDNPGSHQYERTRHEFERSDFDRRSRNSSNTSGRRSTGRTRKNHPRPHLGVQTLPNHDRHQLQDSMLVDEQGFVRFRHMQEELDKPKKIKRQISDQNHYSDA